Proteins co-encoded in one Tautonia rosea genomic window:
- a CDS encoding Nramp family divalent metal transporter has protein sequence MKSSGRPSLLVLIGPGLLVAATGVGAGDLLTASYAGSKAGMALVWAVVIGCVFKWALTEGLARWQMATGTTLLEGWATKLGGWIRWVFLAYLLLWSLITGGSLGKACGVAGDGLFPLGDRATSQAIWTVVHALGGLALVWFGGFKTFERIMAVLVASMFLCVILAAALLGPDYEAIGRGLTRPMIRSGDLPYAIGLLGGVGGTVTLLSYGYWIRESNRSGLEGAKLCRIDLAIAYAATGLFGIAMLVISSRITVDRQGAEVALLLADQLQEAAGPVARWVFLVGFWGAVFSSLLGVWQSAPYLFADFRQLSKGDTDAIVDVDLDQTRAYRGYLIAIAVVPLVLVNVSVRHVQLAHAVLGALFMPLLAVTLLILNNREDWVGRGFRNRWGSNLLLILTLLTFAGIGIGDLLSRLGSGAAGPS, from the coding sequence ATGAAATCATCGGGTCGTCCGTCGCTGCTCGTCCTGATCGGCCCCGGCCTGCTGGTCGCGGCCACCGGAGTGGGGGCGGGCGACCTGTTGACAGCAAGCTACGCGGGTTCGAAAGCAGGGATGGCCCTGGTCTGGGCAGTGGTGATCGGTTGCGTCTTCAAGTGGGCCTTGACCGAAGGGCTCGCCCGCTGGCAGATGGCCACGGGCACGACCCTGCTCGAAGGCTGGGCCACGAAGCTCGGCGGCTGGATTCGCTGGGTCTTTCTCGCGTACTTACTGCTGTGGTCGCTGATCACCGGGGGATCGCTGGGCAAGGCCTGCGGCGTGGCCGGGGACGGCCTGTTCCCGCTCGGCGATCGGGCCACGTCGCAGGCGATCTGGACGGTGGTGCATGCCCTGGGTGGTCTGGCCCTGGTCTGGTTCGGTGGATTCAAGACATTTGAGCGGATCATGGCGGTGCTGGTCGCATCGATGTTTCTTTGTGTGATTTTGGCTGCGGCGTTGCTCGGTCCGGACTACGAGGCGATTGGTCGGGGGCTGACCCGCCCGATGATCCGATCGGGGGACCTTCCCTATGCGATTGGGTTGCTCGGCGGGGTGGGCGGGACAGTGACCTTGCTCTCCTATGGGTACTGGATTCGGGAGTCGAACCGATCGGGGCTGGAGGGGGCGAAGCTTTGCCGGATCGACCTGGCCATTGCCTACGCAGCCACTGGCCTCTTTGGGATTGCGATGCTGGTGATCAGCTCTCGGATCACCGTGGACCGTCAGGGGGCCGAGGTGGCCCTGCTGCTGGCCGATCAGCTTCAGGAGGCGGCCGGGCCGGTGGCGCGGTGGGTCTTTCTGGTTGGGTTCTGGGGGGCGGTGTTTTCCAGCTTGCTCGGGGTCTGGCAGAGTGCGCCTTACCTGTTCGCCGACTTCCGGCAGCTCAGCAAGGGGGACACCGATGCCATCGTCGATGTGGACCTCGACCAGACCCGGGCCTATCGTGGGTACCTGATTGCCATCGCGGTGGTTCCATTAGTGTTGGTTAATGTGTCGGTCAGGCATGTGCAACTGGCTCATGCGGTGCTGGGGGCGTTGTTCATGCCGTTGCTGGCGGTAACGCTCCTGATCTTGAACAACCGAGAGGACTGGGTAGGCCGAGGCTTCCGGAACCGTTGGGGGTCGAACCTGCTCTTGATCCTCACGCTGTTGACGTTTGCGGGGATTGGGATTGGCGATCTCCTGAGCCGGTTGGGTAGTGGCGCGGCAGGCCCGTCCTGA
- a CDS encoding zinc-dependent metalloprotease, whose translation MMMRFPSFGFRWLAPMLGLALLSGLTSQAIGQQEESPSAFPSGPIPTGLPPEIMARLASGGANGNQARPDDFPPLDKVIEGYEKVVSMLDGKPSFFNIWVRKRDGQMLAELPRDYMRQKHYIALTVASGERFAGLQAGDMYVYWKPYDKRLALIQPNVEVRSTGDNESKASVQRLFTDKVLLDIPILTIVPQGGPVIDLDELLVGQASKFFGNSVRISNPRLAAIKTAKAFEQNVELAFEVPMDDGQLRTLHYSISLIPENTGYRARKADERIGYFTTAYSDLGKFAEGENRVRYINRWHLEKADPSLKVSPPKQPIVFYIEHTTPIRYRRWVREGVLYWNKAFENVGFSNAIEVYYQDAASGAHMEKDPEDVRYNFIRWLNNDVGTAIGPSRVNPLTGQILDADIILTDGWIRAFWRDFNQELPKMAMEGFSPEAMAWLDANPRWDPRIRMAPPADRDLLMAQRAMRGPQALGGHPAAHVDPTLMGDNEFDGLIGRMSQVNGLCLAASGRARDVAALRLHLATLDDGHDHGHNHAAIVEGDKDGEKPKDGEKPKDDPEEPKEMLDGIPEEFIGPLLADLVAHEVGHTLGLRHNFKASGLYTLEEINSDEVKGKKPFTGSVMDYNPVNINMESGEVQGDYTMIDIGPYDMWAIEFGYSTDEKGLKKVLSRVSEPELAYGTDEDTGGPDPLARRYDFSKDPLDYAENQMRLARYHRERLLEKFVNDGDSWAKARRGYEMTLGFQVSSLNMLAGWVGGTFVNRDKKGDPGDRDPIQVVPVDQQRAALTFIIENAFKDEAFGLTPELLRRMSVDKWLDGEGFRSAVNDEPTWPIHDRIIGIQASALTMLMNPTTLRRVYDNEFRIPADQDALTLPELLETVGKTIWSELDDPGAGPFTDRKPMVSSLRRNLQREHLDRLIDLTLPNGGTGAAQKPISNLAQMQLRALKDKVSKVLEASNGKADSYTRAHLLEAVDLIDRALNAQLIYNTQDLVPASGRPMVIFGEQGVPTSR comes from the coding sequence ATGATGATGCGATTCCCGAGTTTCGGGTTCCGCTGGCTGGCTCCGATGCTTGGCCTCGCCCTGCTTAGCGGGCTGACCTCGCAAGCGATCGGCCAGCAGGAGGAGTCCCCTTCCGCGTTCCCCTCCGGACCGATTCCGACCGGCTTACCCCCTGAGATCATGGCCCGGCTGGCCTCGGGAGGGGCGAACGGAAACCAAGCGCGGCCCGACGACTTCCCCCCTCTGGACAAAGTGATCGAGGGATATGAGAAAGTCGTCTCGATGCTCGATGGCAAGCCGAGCTTCTTCAACATCTGGGTCCGCAAGCGCGACGGCCAAATGCTCGCCGAGCTGCCCCGCGACTACATGAGGCAGAAGCACTACATCGCCCTGACCGTGGCCAGCGGCGAACGCTTTGCCGGGCTTCAGGCAGGCGATATGTACGTCTACTGGAAGCCCTACGACAAGCGGCTTGCCCTGATCCAGCCGAACGTGGAAGTGCGATCGACGGGCGACAATGAATCGAAGGCCTCGGTCCAGCGGCTCTTTACCGACAAGGTATTGCTCGACATTCCGATCTTGACGATCGTCCCTCAGGGCGGACCGGTGATCGACCTGGATGAGCTGCTTGTCGGTCAGGCGTCGAAGTTCTTCGGCAACAGCGTTCGGATCAGCAACCCGAGGCTGGCCGCGATCAAGACGGCCAAAGCGTTCGAGCAGAACGTTGAGCTGGCCTTCGAGGTGCCGATGGACGACGGGCAACTGCGAACGTTGCACTACTCCATCAGCCTGATTCCCGAGAACACGGGCTACCGAGCCCGGAAAGCCGATGAGCGTATCGGGTATTTCACGACCGCCTACTCCGACCTGGGTAAGTTCGCCGAAGGGGAGAACCGGGTCCGCTACATCAACCGATGGCACCTGGAAAAGGCCGACCCAAGCCTGAAGGTGAGCCCTCCCAAGCAGCCGATTGTCTTCTACATCGAGCACACAACCCCGATCCGATACCGCCGGTGGGTCCGCGAAGGGGTGCTCTATTGGAACAAGGCGTTTGAGAACGTCGGCTTCTCCAACGCGATCGAGGTCTACTACCAGGACGCCGCCTCTGGGGCTCACATGGAGAAAGACCCCGAGGACGTCCGGTACAACTTCATTCGGTGGCTGAACAATGACGTGGGTACCGCCATCGGCCCCAGCCGAGTCAACCCGCTGACCGGCCAGATTCTCGACGCCGACATCATCCTGACCGACGGCTGGATTCGGGCCTTCTGGCGCGACTTCAACCAGGAATTGCCGAAGATGGCGATGGAAGGCTTCAGCCCCGAGGCGATGGCCTGGCTCGACGCCAACCCGCGCTGGGACCCCCGCATCCGAATGGCCCCCCCCGCCGATCGTGACCTGTTGATGGCTCAGCGAGCCATGCGAGGCCCCCAGGCACTCGGCGGACATCCGGCCGCTCATGTCGATCCGACCCTGATGGGGGACAACGAGTTCGACGGCCTGATCGGCCGGATGAGCCAGGTCAACGGCCTCTGCCTGGCCGCCTCGGGCCGGGCCCGCGACGTGGCCGCTCTGCGGCTTCACCTGGCGACCCTTGACGACGGGCACGATCATGGCCACAACCACGCCGCAATCGTCGAGGGGGACAAGGACGGTGAGAAGCCCAAGGACGGTGAGAAGCCCAAGGACGACCCGGAAGAGCCGAAGGAGATGCTCGACGGCATTCCGGAGGAGTTCATCGGACCGTTGCTCGCCGACCTGGTCGCGCACGAGGTCGGCCACACGCTCGGCCTGCGCCACAACTTCAAGGCATCGGGCCTGTACACCCTGGAGGAGATCAACAGCGACGAGGTGAAGGGCAAGAAGCCGTTTACCGGATCGGTGATGGACTATAACCCGGTGAACATCAACATGGAATCGGGGGAGGTCCAGGGTGACTATACGATGATCGACATCGGCCCCTATGACATGTGGGCCATTGAATTCGGTTATTCGACTGACGAGAAGGGTCTCAAGAAGGTCCTCTCCCGGGTTTCCGAGCCCGAGTTGGCCTACGGGACCGACGAGGACACCGGAGGCCCCGACCCCTTGGCGCGTCGCTACGATTTCTCGAAGGACCCGCTCGACTATGCCGAGAATCAGATGCGGCTGGCCCGCTATCACCGCGAACGTCTGCTGGAGAAGTTCGTCAACGACGGCGACAGCTGGGCCAAGGCCCGTCGCGGCTATGAGATGACCCTCGGTTTCCAGGTGTCGTCGCTGAACATGCTGGCCGGCTGGGTCGGCGGCACGTTCGTCAACCGCGACAAGAAGGGGGACCCTGGCGACCGCGACCCGATCCAGGTCGTTCCCGTCGATCAGCAGCGGGCCGCCTTGACGTTCATCATCGAGAACGCCTTCAAGGACGAGGCCTTCGGCCTGACCCCCGAGCTGCTCCGCCGAATGTCGGTGGACAAGTGGCTCGACGGCGAAGGCTTCCGATCGGCCGTCAACGACGAGCCGACCTGGCCGATCCACGATCGGATCATCGGCATCCAGGCTTCGGCCCTGACGATGCTCATGAACCCGACCACCTTGCGGCGGGTGTATGACAACGAGTTCCGAATTCCGGCAGACCAGGATGCATTAACCCTTCCCGAACTGCTCGAAACCGTCGGCAAGACCATCTGGTCTGAGCTGGACGATCCGGGCGCGGGACCGTTCACCGATCGCAAGCCGATGGTCTCCAGCCTGCGCCGGAACCTTCAGCGCGAGCATCTTGATCGCCTGATCGACCTGACCTTACCCAACGGCGGGACCGGGGCGGCTCAGAAGCCGATTTCGAACCTTGCCCAGATGCAGCTTCGAGCGCTCAAGGACAAGGTGTCGAAGGTGCTCGAGGCCAGCAACGGCAAGGCCGACTCTTACACCCGGGCTCACCTGCTCGAAGCCGTCGACCTGATTGACCGGGCCTTGAATGCCCAGTTGATCTACAACACTCAGGACCTCGTGCCGGCGTCGGGCCGTCCGATGGTCATCTTTGGTGAGCAAGGCGTTCCGACGTCTCGCTGA
- a CDS encoding 3-keto-disaccharide hydrolase yields MNPLMNLPGLLTAAISVLAVSLGAPAVADDEAIDVTEGGETIVLLQDDSLDNWVIFVDPRTEPYSPESKAEGIFTVKDGLLEVTGERFACLTTREAYKNYHLVLEFKWGETKWAPRAEAIRDSGILMHCVGPDKIWTTSIECQIQEGDCGDFFMVGGTTLTVDGETKTGGRFIKSPDTEKPNGEWNTIEVICDGDRIVNIVNGTVVNDGSGASVTAGRIALQSEGAEVFYRNVVLKPIDR; encoded by the coding sequence ATGAACCCCTTGATGAATCTTCCCGGCCTGTTGACGGCGGCAATCAGCGTGCTGGCGGTCAGCCTCGGTGCTCCGGCCGTGGCCGACGACGAGGCGATCGACGTGACCGAAGGCGGAGAAACGATCGTCCTGCTCCAGGACGACTCCCTCGACAACTGGGTCATCTTCGTCGACCCTCGGACCGAGCCCTACAGCCCCGAGTCGAAGGCCGAAGGGATTTTCACCGTCAAGGATGGGCTGCTGGAAGTCACCGGCGAGCGCTTCGCCTGCCTGACCACCAGGGAGGCGTACAAGAACTATCACCTTGTCCTTGAATTCAAGTGGGGCGAGACGAAGTGGGCCCCTCGGGCCGAAGCAATTCGAGACTCCGGCATCCTCATGCACTGCGTCGGCCCGGACAAGATCTGGACCACCTCCATTGAATGCCAGATCCAGGAAGGGGACTGCGGCGACTTCTTCATGGTCGGCGGCACGACCTTGACCGTCGATGGCGAAACCAAGACGGGCGGCCGGTTTATCAAGTCGCCCGACACCGAGAAGCCCAACGGCGAGTGGAACACGATCGAGGTCATCTGCGACGGCGACCGGATCGTCAACATCGTCAATGGCACCGTCGTCAATGACGGCTCGGGGGCGAGCGTGACCGCCGGTCGGATCGCCTTGCAGTCGGAAGGGGCCGAGGTCTTCTACCGCAACGTCGTCCTCAAGCCGATTGATCGCTGA
- a CDS encoding CehA/McbA family metallohydrolase, which translates to MNRSLRVLAVLMLCSPVSIEAGELPRVAGVPLQPLAAQARRVADALEVIGRPLSVEERAQLDRAFTRADESEGSDAIQEILDPYCLVGVSINPESRVKAQQGPADPSLTQQGWRAFLIKVHNEAGVTAPLRVASPNAAPIYTRSTASPDPKQTIPPESIPDRWTEIAMFNDRPMNPTLSGLLLEYRIIQIYSRDAGPREAKLTFDVGQGTQDLGFRSDVDILFQCEPGVVVSLDIQDEDGTPVMGSLLIRDPRGRVYPSPGRRLAPDFFFHPQIYRKSGESVILPPGTFNVEYTRGPEYRVKSRQITVEEGAGTQTESFRLERWANLAEKGWYSGDHHVHAAGCAHYESPTEGVEPEHMMRHILGEDLTVGCVLSWGPCWYYQKEFFEGTIHPLSTSDYLMRYDVEVSGFPSSHSGHLCLLRLTEDDYPGTTLIEEWPSWTLPVLQWGKEQGGVVGYSHSGWGLQTQSLELPTDEIPPFDGIGANEYIVTVAHDAVDFISSVDTPAPWELNIWYHTLNCGYRAKISGETDFPCIYGERVGLGRSYVKIDGELDFDRWVQGIKDGRSYVSDGRSHLVDFKVEDVAVGENGSELKIDEAGQVRVSASVSALLAPEPDERTEAIRNRPLSQQPYWDVERTRIGDSRRVPVEVVVNGYPVARQEIEADGSFQDLTFDVPIEQSSWVALRIYPSSHTNPIFVLVDDQPVRASKKSAEWCLKSVDQCWSQKVKGIRPEERAEAEAAYEFAREAYRKILAESEAE; encoded by the coding sequence ATGAATCGCTCGCTGCGTGTGCTGGCGGTGCTGATGCTGTGTTCCCCGGTGTCGATCGAGGCCGGAGAGTTGCCCAGGGTTGCCGGTGTTCCGCTTCAACCCCTCGCGGCTCAGGCCCGCCGGGTCGCCGATGCGTTGGAGGTGATCGGCCGACCGCTGAGCGTTGAGGAGCGTGCCCAGCTCGATCGGGCCTTTACCCGTGCCGATGAATCGGAAGGCTCCGATGCGATTCAGGAGATCCTCGACCCCTATTGCCTCGTCGGTGTCTCGATCAACCCCGAGAGCCGGGTGAAGGCCCAGCAGGGCCCGGCCGATCCGAGCCTGACGCAGCAAGGCTGGCGAGCCTTTCTCATCAAGGTCCACAACGAGGCGGGCGTGACGGCCCCGCTCCGCGTCGCCAGCCCGAACGCCGCGCCGATCTACACCCGATCGACCGCATCGCCCGATCCCAAGCAGACGATCCCTCCCGAGTCGATTCCCGACCGCTGGACCGAGATTGCCATGTTCAACGACCGGCCGATGAACCCGACGCTCTCGGGCCTGTTGCTCGAATACCGAATCATCCAGATTTACAGCCGAGACGCCGGCCCCCGAGAGGCAAAGCTGACCTTCGACGTCGGCCAGGGGACCCAGGATCTTGGCTTCCGCTCCGACGTGGACATCCTGTTCCAGTGCGAGCCGGGCGTGGTTGTCTCGCTCGACATCCAGGACGAGGACGGTACCCCCGTGATGGGCTCCCTCTTGATCCGAGACCCGAGGGGCCGGGTCTATCCGTCTCCGGGCCGTCGGCTTGCCCCCGACTTTTTCTTCCACCCGCAAATCTACCGAAAGTCGGGTGAGTCGGTCATCCTGCCGCCGGGCACCTTCAACGTCGAGTACACCCGAGGGCCGGAGTACCGGGTCAAGTCCCGGCAGATCACCGTCGAGGAAGGGGCGGGCACGCAGACCGAGTCGTTCCGGCTCGAACGCTGGGCGAACCTGGCCGAGAAGGGCTGGTACTCGGGCGACCACCACGTCCACGCCGCTGGCTGTGCCCATTACGAAAGCCCGACCGAAGGGGTTGAGCCCGAGCACATGATGCGCCATATCCTCGGCGAGGACCTGACCGTCGGCTGTGTCCTGAGCTGGGGCCCCTGCTGGTACTACCAGAAGGAGTTCTTCGAAGGAACCATCCACCCGCTTTCAACCTCCGATTATTTGATGCGGTACGATGTGGAAGTTTCCGGCTTCCCCTCGTCGCACTCCGGGCACCTCTGCCTGCTCCGCCTGACCGAAGACGACTACCCGGGCACGACCTTGATTGAGGAGTGGCCGAGCTGGACCTTGCCCGTCTTGCAGTGGGGCAAGGAGCAAGGTGGGGTCGTCGGCTACTCGCACTCGGGATGGGGCTTGCAGACCCAGTCGCTGGAGCTGCCGACCGATGAGATTCCGCCGTTTGATGGCATTGGCGCGAATGAATACATCGTGACCGTGGCCCACGATGCGGTGGACTTCATCTCCAGCGTCGATACGCCGGCCCCGTGGGAGTTGAACATCTGGTATCACACTCTGAACTGCGGCTACCGGGCGAAGATCAGCGGCGAGACCGATTTCCCCTGCATCTACGGCGAGCGGGTCGGCCTGGGGCGGTCGTACGTCAAGATCGACGGAGAACTCGACTTTGATCGGTGGGTCCAGGGGATCAAGGACGGCCGCTCCTATGTCTCCGACGGCCGGAGCCACCTGGTTGATTTCAAGGTGGAGGATGTGGCGGTCGGCGAGAACGGCAGCGAGCTGAAGATTGACGAGGCGGGCCAGGTCCGCGTTTCCGCCTCAGTTTCCGCCCTGCTTGCCCCTGAACCGGACGAGCGAACCGAGGCGATCCGCAACCGACCGTTGAGCCAGCAACCCTACTGGGACGTCGAGCGGACCCGGATCGGCGACTCCCGCCGGGTCCCCGTCGAGGTGGTCGTCAACGGTTATCCGGTCGCTCGGCAGGAGATCGAGGCCGACGGCTCGTTCCAGGACCTGACCTTCGACGTTCCGATCGAGCAGTCAAGCTGGGTGGCCTTAAGGATCTATCCCAGCTCGCATACGAACCCGATCTTCGTCCTGGTGGATGACCAGCCGGTCCGGGCCTCGAAGAAGTCGGCCGAGTGGTGCCTCAAGAGCGTTGATCAGTGCTGGTCGCAGAAGGTCAAGGGGATCCGTCCCGAGGAACGGGCCGAGGCCGAGGCCGCCTACGAGTTCGCCCGGGAGGCCTATCGCAAGATCCTGGCCGAAAGTGAGGCGGAGTGA
- a CDS encoding AsmA-like C-terminal region-containing protein, with amino-acid sequence MRGPRRLRLGRRWLIALVLAPPLFWTAVLTIVPTDWARRAIEDRVQRITGCPARLEHVRFGPLGGIYLRDLSILEPGGAPDESTTPWVEAGSVRVDLSLGALLVGRGEPSRVDVCDLSLRLSRDRDGNFPPWLLLQNAEPADLSVVNDEEGGTKAHGPIAFRLSRGRIVFVDAQVATTVAIDDLKCSGTWWPSVVEVEDLRGTLNGGTFALAAEIERGPSPAFMGQLQAQGVQLGSNLGLMTYLVPYLAGASEQLDGKLDLDLELKGQGASGPEIRDSLSGRGMVKIDPIRLEGSSLLIDLARVLPVTQYGKVGSLRSEFSIDDRRILSRKIQLNLGGTPIVLSGGSAFDGRIHYQLDTSPLAGKVGPDMLALLADAGLSPEDLLDLKITGSIDQPQVQLGRVTIDARQDGRSTIEAITRRLRDRLRR; translated from the coding sequence ATGCGAGGTCCGAGACGCCTGCGCCTCGGCCGGCGTTGGCTGATCGCCCTGGTGCTGGCCCCGCCGCTCTTCTGGACGGCTGTCCTGACGATCGTGCCGACCGATTGGGCCCGGCGAGCCATCGAGGACCGGGTCCAGCGCATCACGGGCTGTCCGGCCAGGCTGGAGCATGTCCGGTTCGGGCCCCTCGGGGGGATTTACCTCCGAGACCTGTCGATCCTCGAACCGGGAGGCGCACCGGACGAATCGACCACCCCCTGGGTCGAAGCCGGATCAGTCCGGGTCGACCTGAGCCTCGGGGCCTTGCTTGTCGGTCGGGGAGAACCGAGCCGGGTCGATGTCTGCGACCTCTCGCTACGACTGTCCCGGGATCGAGACGGCAATTTCCCGCCCTGGCTCTTGCTCCAGAACGCCGAACCCGCAGACCTCTCAGTCGTCAACGATGAGGAGGGAGGCACCAAGGCGCACGGGCCAATCGCCTTCCGGCTCTCGCGAGGGCGGATCGTCTTTGTCGATGCTCAGGTGGCAACCACGGTGGCGATCGACGATCTGAAATGCTCGGGAACCTGGTGGCCTTCGGTCGTCGAGGTCGAGGACCTGAGAGGGACACTTAACGGCGGAACATTCGCGCTCGCTGCAGAGATCGAGCGGGGGCCATCTCCGGCCTTCATGGGACAACTGCAAGCCCAAGGGGTTCAGCTTGGCTCGAACCTGGGACTCATGACCTACCTGGTTCCGTACCTGGCCGGGGCGTCGGAGCAACTGGACGGCAAACTCGATCTGGACCTGGAACTGAAGGGGCAGGGGGCCTCTGGCCCTGAGATCCGAGACTCGCTGAGCGGTCGGGGCATGGTCAAGATTGACCCGATCCGCCTGGAGGGGTCGTCGCTGCTGATCGACCTGGCCCGCGTGTTACCGGTGACGCAGTATGGAAAGGTCGGCTCGCTCCGAAGCGAGTTTTCGATTGACGACCGTCGCATTCTGAGCCGGAAGATCCAGCTCAACCTGGGGGGAACACCGATTGTCCTGTCCGGCGGTTCGGCCTTCGACGGGAGGATCCACTACCAGCTGGATACCTCGCCGCTCGCCGGGAAAGTGGGTCCGGACATGCTCGCCTTGCTCGCCGATGCCGGGCTCTCGCCGGAGGATCTGCTTGATCTGAAGATCACCGGCTCCATCGACCAACCTCAGGTTCAGCTTGGTCGGGTCACCATCGACGCCCGCCAGGATGGCCGATCGACGATCGAGGCCATCACCCGAAGGCTCAGGGATCGTCTCCGTCGTTGA